One region of Strongyloides ratti genome assembly S_ratti_ED321, chromosome : X genomic DNA includes:
- a CDS encoding Neuroglian, whose protein sequence is MSAFSSSIEYNLYEIEGKHIFDNELIVSCENVQKNMFILIEKLENCIFVIIDNKYNFMDIKNNFQEDILNLMYKIDEDVHVICDKVRIAIDTCNVKDDRLNFLLTIHKYQQAISIIIKELSECIGEAIEKTLDLRIRGICNITIEKNVIVRMAHLRKEIVKPIMSFGPRTRNLNCFTSPYSFIYPKWYHNDKLIVNNKNGYWFENNRKSLFFNVTENKGGKYNCNSDVQSSINRTFYVNIEGPPKWIYKPPIDTNASEGETVTFYCNTTGKPNPKTTFYKNGVKMNNSKNKYLIKNNKLTLINVTYGIYGTGDNSIYQCKAENKHGYLWNNFYLKIIEFKPELIKKSDDIEVIEGDDVVIFCEFSSMPSANITWKGFKNVAYEVIKTVKKNKEKIKLKYVDKNSEGEYICKGSNKYGFDEGIIKVIIRNKTKFINENDTSIIHLAGNNLKLSCKVIHDDSFTLKYEWLIDNNHINTEKFDYNIINNDTVLLKNVNSLKSVKCKVSTKLNFIEKNFKITVVDVPNPVEMAFVVECNQDKRFAKINFKHSEKAYLYSPVMEFWIQYLIDSYDDSTSWITYPIPINAENYEYIYNDTRIVSASTIINLKPYCHYQFRIFARNFIGDSTPKLANEICTTSPNFPYLHPTNVRIEIMNFNSIKVYWNIIQREHWNGPNFRYEIHYKPSSNNTWDIKKIDNPFQNNDHIIFDENIPFEMVDVKVLSVNDIGMGIEVPNIVQGRTGLLLIDNSNIPSIYSDRTTRRIKKLFNENRLEDYPFFIVIIFIIIILFQICLFITCLCKKKTTNNKETLDVKESLIQNFENK, encoded by the exons ATGTCCGCATTTTCATCTTCTAtagaatataatttatatgaaattgaaggaaaacatatttttgataatgaaTTAATTGTTTCATGTGAAAATGTTCAAAAAAAT atgtttatattaattgaaaagttagaaaattgtatatttgttataattgataacaaatataattttatggatataaaaaataattttcaagaagatatattaaacttaatgtataaaatagATGAAGATGTACATGTTATTTGTGATAAAGTAAGAATAGCAATTGATACATGTAATGTAAAAGATGAtcgtttaaattttttattaacaattcaTAAATATCAACAAGCaataagtattattattaaagaattatCTGAATGTATTGGTGAAGCAATTGAAAAAACATTAGACTTAAGAATAAGAGGAATATGTAATATAACAATCGAAAAGAATGTTATTGTTAGGATGGCACATTTACGAAAAGAAATAGTAAAACCAATAATGAGTTTTGGTCCAAGAACAagaaa tttaaattgttttactTCACCTTA ttcTTTTATATACCCTAAATGGTAtcataatgataaattaattgttaacaataaaaatggtTACTGGtttgaaaataatagaaaatccttattttttaatgtaacaGAAAATAAGGGtggaaaatataattgtaattCAGATGTACAATCTTCTATCAATAGAACattttatgttaatattGAAG gaCCACCTAAATGGATTTATAAACCTCCTATTGATACAAATGCTAGTGAAGGTGAAACAGtaacattttattgtaatacaACAGGAAAACCAAATCCAAAGacaacattttataaaaatggagtaaaaatgaataattcaaaaaataaatatttgataaaaaataataaattaacattaattaatGTTACATATGGTATTTATGGAACAGGTGATAATTCAATTTATCAATGTAAGGCAGAAAATAAGCATGGATATTTAtggaataatttttatcttaaaattattgaatttaaacctgaattaataaaaaaatcagaTGATATTGAAGTTATTGAAGGTGATGATGTAGTAATATTTTGTGAATTTTCTTCAATGCCTAGTGCTAATATAACATGGAAAGGATTTAAAAATGTGGCATATGAAGTTATAAAAAcagtcaaaaaaaataaagaaaaaattaaattaaaatatgttgataaaaatagTGAAGGtgaatatatttgtaaagGTTCAAATAAATATGGTTTTGATGAGGGAATAATTAAAGtaattataagaaataaaacaaaatttattaatgaaaatgatacatcaattatacatttagctggtaacaatttaaaattgtcCTGTAAAGTTATACACGATGATTCATTTACCTTAAAATATGAATGgttaattgataataatcatataaatactgaaaaatttgattataatataataaataatgatacagtattacttaaaaatgttaatagtTTAAAATCAGTTAAATGCAAAGTTTCTACtaaacttaattttattgaaaaaaattttaaaattacagtTGTAGATGTTCCTAATCCAGTAGAAATGGCTTTTGTTGTTGAATGTAATCAAGATAAACGATTTgccaaaataaattttaaacattctGAAAAAGCTTATCTTTATTCACCTGTTATGGAATTTTGGattcaatatttaattgattcTTATGATGATAGTACATCATGGATAACATATCCAATTCCTATAAATGCTGaaaattatgaatatatttataatgatacTAGAATAGTTAGTGCATcaacaattattaatttaaaaccTTATTGTCATTATCAATTTAGAATATTCGCTAGAAATTTTATTGGTGATAGTACACCAAAATTAGCAAATGAAATTTGTACAACTTCACCTAATTTTCCATATTTACATCCAACAAATGTTAGAATAGAAATCATGAATTTCAACAGTATAAAAGTGTATTGGAATATAATTCAACGTGAACATTGGAATGGACCAAATTTTAGGTATGAAATACACTATAAACCATCATCAAATAATACATgggatattaaaaaaattgataatccttttcaaaataatgatcatattatatttgatgAAAATATACCATTTGAAATGGTAGATGTTAAAGTATTATCAGTAAATGATATTGGAATGGGTATAGAAGTACCAAATATTGTTCAAGGAAGAACAggattattattaattgataattCAAATATACCTAGTATTTACTCTGACAGAACAACtagaagaataaaaaaactttttaatgaaaatagaTTAGAAGATTATCcattttttatagtaataatatttattataataatactctttcaaatatgtttatttattacctgtttatgtaaaaaaaaaacaactaaCAATAAAGAAACATTAGACGTTAAAGAATCTctaattcaaaattttgaaaacaaataa
- a CDS encoding Beta-lactamase-like domain-containing protein: protein MIYLKSAFVSIFYFTVIFSYFAQCASTENLKQWIINNRNSLPVGAQEAIISASESDFTSTILKLLGFNGENEVNDLSNLISSYTSTEEFGGTGNNESKIIPTNSLNKGKEDSYVEKQKVGVKVSERDVCPFNADPLIITGDYVYCKQSNIRDCPIGFICDKSFVLGNTICCQDLRPKTPIVMPKKPNPVFTTIRPTYEWSTKVPVIISTPITVTPNIEMNIKINKSTNIPLFTKEITTIPTSSTKAPSSTSTTTEAPKTTVTQKTKNPWNHLWTTTPVPDTKIKVSVLQAGNIRILKDSQREMTGSITLVSDHGVNVLVDTGASSDTERLLLALTKEGVTLDSIDSVVITHGHPNHMGNLNFFGRKPILFNSLEYIGKHVIATELKDRPYRKITSNIEVWKTPGHTQHDLSVLVHGVNGYGTMAIVGDLIPSERFISEKIDVMLSEGVWDSGTKRQNANLIICMADWVIPGHGQPFRILPHYRQKAGCTRLLAQRSIKESAYYQQ from the exons atgatatatttgaAAAGTGCTTttgtatcaattttttattttactgtTATTT ttTCATATTTTGCTCAATGTGCATCAacagaaaatttaaaacaatggATAATTAATAATCGTAATTCTCTTCCTGTTGGAGCTCAAGAAGCTATTATATCAGCATCAGAGAGTGATTTTACATCTACAATTCTTAAATTATTAGGTTTTAATGGTGAAAATGAAGTTAAtgatttatcaaatttaatatcTTCTTATACATCAACTGAAGAATTTGGTGGTACAGGAAATAATGAATCTAAAATTATTCCAActaattctttaaataaaggTAAAGAAGATAGTTATGttgaaaaacaaaaagttGGAGTTAAGGTATCAGAAAGAGATG TATGCCCATTTAATGCAGATCCATTGATAATTACCGGTGATTATGTTTATTGTAAACAATCAAATATCAGAGATTGTCCAATCGGTTTCATTTGTGATAAAAGTTTTGTTCTCGGTAATACGATATGTTGTCAAGATTTAAGACCTAAAACACCAATTGTTATGCCAAAAAAACCAAATCCAGTTTTTACAACAATTAGACCAACATATGAATGGAGTACAAAAGTACCAGTCATTATTTCAACTCCAATAACAGTAACACCAAATATTGAAAtgaatatcaaaataaataaatctaCAAATATACCattatttacaaaagaaATTACAACCATTCCAACATCAAGTACAAAAGCTCCTTCATCAACATCAACAACTACAGAAGCACCCAAAACAACAGTTACacaaaaaacaaaaaatccATGGAATCATTTATGGACAACAACACCAGTACCtgatacaaaaattaaagtcTCTGTTCTTCAAGCTGGTAATATTAGAATCTTAAaa GATTCACAAAGAGAAATGACAGGATCTATAACATTAGTTAGTGATCATGGTGTTAATGTTCTTGTTGATACTGGTGCTTCTAGTGATACAGAACGTCTTTTGTTAGCTTTAACAAAAGAAGGTGTTACATTAGATAGTATTGATAGTGTTGTTATTACACATGGTCATCCAAATCATATGGGAAATCTAAACTTTTTCGGTCGCAAAccaatactttttaattctCTTGAATATATTGGAAAACATGTTATTGCAACAGAACTTAAAGACAGAccatatagaaaaattactTCTAACATTGAAGTATGGAAAACACCTGGTCATACACAACATGATTTATCAGTTCTTGTTCATGGTGTTAATGGATATGGTACAATGGCTATTGTAGGTGATCTTATTCCATCAGAAAGATTTATTAGTGAAAAAATTGATGTAATGTTATCAGAAGGTGTTTGGGATTCAGGTACAAAACGTCAAAATGCAAATTTAATTATCTGTATGGCTGATTGGGTTATTCCAGGTCATGGACAACCATTTAGAATTCTTCCACATTATCGACAAAAAGCAGGATGCACTAGATTATTAGCTCAACGTAGTATCAAAGAATCAGCTTATTACCAACAATAA